Proteins from one Candidatus Dormiibacterota bacterium genomic window:
- a CDS encoding MEDS domain-containing protein, translated as MSDKLLTTREAARFLRASEASLRRWADAGLLPASRVGRRRARRFKEDDLLRFMGPDQGGPTAATTGLTRAISLQGMLVGLGSHLGSFYSSDAGRLRLGLPFLRDGIRSGQACVLFALPDVRAQYARALEREGIDVDAAERTGLLTMLKVIALSPEEFITRLEGLFIDITRQRPGPFRFLGEPVAGVAAVQSIEAFLRFEHQCGALAKRFPMVMLCAYDAREFDGVTLLECLKLHHDTFAYEPGYFLS; from the coding sequence ATGAGCGATAAACTGCTTACCACGCGCGAGGCCGCCCGCTTCCTGCGGGCGAGCGAGGCGTCGCTGCGCCGTTGGGCCGATGCCGGGTTGCTCCCCGCAAGCCGGGTGGGACGACGGCGGGCACGCCGCTTCAAGGAAGATGACCTCCTGCGCTTCATGGGGCCGGACCAGGGTGGGCCGACGGCGGCTACGACTGGCCTGACGCGCGCCATCTCGCTGCAGGGCATGCTCGTCGGCCTCGGAAGTCATCTCGGGAGCTTCTACAGCTCCGATGCCGGCCGTCTTCGCCTGGGTCTTCCATTCTTGCGCGATGGCATCCGGTCCGGCCAGGCGTGTGTGCTGTTCGCGCTGCCGGACGTACGAGCGCAGTACGCCCGGGCGTTAGAGCGAGAGGGCATCGACGTCGACGCCGCCGAGCGCACCGGTCTGTTGACGATGCTCAAGGTCATCGCCCTCTCACCCGAGGAATTCATCACGCGGCTCGAAGGCCTTTTTATCGATATCACGCGTCAGCGGCCCGGACCATTCCGCTTCCTGGGGGAGCCTGTTGCGGGAGTGGCGGCCGTGCAGTCGATCGAGGCCTTCCTGCGATTCGAGCACCAATGCGGCGCACTGGCAAAACGGTTTCCGATGGTGATGCTCTGCGCCTATGACGCGCGGGAGTTTGACGGGGTGACCCTTCTGGAGTGCCTCAAGCTTCATCACGACACGTTTGCGTACGAACCCGGCTACTTCCTCAGCTGA
- a CDS encoding LuxR C-terminal-related transcriptional regulator — protein MPRRSRTDGLTSREVEILRRVTSGLTNRQLAEELGVSTRTIDAHLRSVYAKLGVKSRSAATRYAIEQQIV, from the coding sequence GTGCCTAGGCGGTCCAGGACGGACGGGCTGACGTCGCGCGAGGTCGAGATCCTGCGGCGGGTCACAAGCGGCCTCACGAACCGGCAGCTTGCGGAGGAGCTTGGGGTGAGTACCCGGACCATCGACGCTCACCTTCGATCCGTTTACGCGAAGCTGGGCGTCAAATCGCGAAGCGCCGCGACCCGGTATGCCATCGAGCAACAAATCGTCTAA
- a CDS encoding response regulator transcription factor, producing the protein MPQPIRVLLVEDHQLVAEGIQALLDREADIKVIGVAGTVRDAVAMSASDSPDVVVMDYRLPDGTGAQAGETIRTLHPHPSLVFVSGDDSEDALLLSVQAGASVFLPKSRASTDVVTAVRKAADGEMMIPATQLADLLVRARERSHEEAERIRLRAEFTPREREVLLLMAEGLDNKSIGRELGLRVTTIRSYVQDILEKLDAHSKLEAVATAARHDLLIG; encoded by the coding sequence ATGCCACAACCAATCCGAGTGCTGCTCGTCGAAGACCATCAATTGGTGGCCGAGGGCATCCAGGCCCTGCTCGACCGCGAGGCCGACATCAAGGTGATCGGCGTCGCCGGAACGGTAAGAGATGCCGTCGCGATGTCGGCGTCAGATAGCCCGGACGTCGTGGTGATGGACTACCGGCTTCCCGACGGGACCGGCGCCCAGGCCGGTGAAACCATCCGTACGCTGCATCCGCACCCCAGCCTGGTGTTCGTCAGCGGCGACGACAGCGAAGACGCGCTGCTGCTCTCGGTGCAGGCAGGCGCGTCGGTATTTCTGCCCAAGTCCCGGGCGTCGACCGACGTCGTCACCGCGGTCCGCAAGGCGGCGGATGGGGAGATGATGATCCCGGCTACCCAGCTGGCCGACCTGCTGGTGCGGGCCCGCGAGCGCTCGCATGAAGAAGCTGAGCGGATTCGGCTGCGCGCGGAGTTTACGCCCCGGGAGCGCGAGGTGCTGCTGCTGATGGCTGAGGGCCTGGACAACAAGTCGATCGGGCGCGAGCTGGGGCTGCGCGTGACAACGATCCGCAGTTACGTCCAGGACATCCTCGAGAAGCTGGATGCCCACTCGAAGCTCGAGGCGGTGGCGACCGCCGCTCGCCACGACCTACTGATTGGCTAG
- a CDS encoding response regulator: protein MERFAEDEGKGQGDDPIARILIVDDEPDVRYLMRLIFESAGYQVTEARHGVAGLKSVKARQPDLVTTDVMMPMMDGLEFIERLRGDPETAAIPILVVSGNSELAIAANTRLGKPFDPQALLHAAALLIRENGG from the coding sequence ATTGAGAGATTCGCTGAGGATGAAGGGAAGGGGCAAGGGGACGACCCGATAGCACGGATTCTGATCGTCGATGACGAACCTGACGTCCGGTACCTGATGCGGCTGATCTTCGAGAGCGCCGGCTACCAGGTCACCGAGGCCCGCCATGGCGTGGCCGGCTTGAAGTCGGTCAAGGCCAGGCAACCGGACCTCGTGACCACGGATGTCATGATGCCAATGATGGACGGCCTGGAGTTCATCGAGCGCCTGCGTGGCGACCCGGAGACGGCCGCGATCCCGATCCTGGTCGTCAGCGGCAACTCCGAACTGGCCATTGCGGCCAACACCCGTCTAGGAAAACCATTCGACCCACAGGCTCTCTTGCACGCCGCGGCCCTCCTTATCCGCGAGAATGGCGGCTGA
- a CDS encoding thioredoxin family protein, translated as MVERAIILAVTAAAVSAIILAARWWSRRAVAGLRRAPADGLWTALGASPDGRPSLVVFSTPSCTVCRTAQYPAVESVEATFGSALRVLRVDLSRQPAAAAAFKVLTAPSTALLTGDGRVGSFNHGFAPAEQLSAQLSALGASPA; from the coding sequence ATGGTCGAGCGCGCGATCATCCTCGCGGTAACCGCGGCGGCGGTTTCCGCCATCATTCTCGCGGCTCGCTGGTGGTCCCGACGGGCCGTGGCCGGGTTGCGCCGTGCGCCGGCCGACGGACTGTGGACGGCGCTCGGCGCCTCGCCCGACGGCCGCCCGTCGCTCGTCGTCTTTTCAACCCCGAGCTGCACCGTCTGCCGGACCGCGCAGTATCCGGCGGTCGAAAGCGTCGAGGCGACCTTCGGCTCCGCGCTTCGGGTCCTGCGAGTCGACCTCTCGCGGCAGCCGGCCGCCGCGGCGGCGTTCAAGGTCCTGACCGCCCCATCCACCGCGCTCTTAACGGGTGATGGGCGGGTCGGCAGCTTCAACCACGGGTTCGCGCCGGCCGAGCAGTTGTCGGCACAGCTCAGCGCGCTCGGCGCTTCGCCAGCGTAG
- a CDS encoding response regulator codes for MSAVARDMERTVSVLIADDDAAIREALADLLSEESSIKLVEVAATADEAIEIAARERPRVALLDVRMPGGGGPRAAREIAVRAPATRYLAFSAREDMESVSEMLQLGASGYLVKGAADREIVEAIHRAARSQLSMPTDLATACFRALLADVSERKKTELALLELVRKAGHDREELLVHLVRAQETERLRIASDIHDDSIQAMAAAGLRLQQLRKRLRSDAEVEALDRLEDAFQGAISRLRHLMFNLRPLALDRSGLAAALQAHLEQIQSGGSVVVELENHLTAEPPPETRVILYRIAIEALANVQKHAGAHLILVRLENADKGWRVQIDDDGRGFTPNGNGSAPGHLGLTEMRERAQIAGGWWKLESHPGAGTSVAFWLPAVPELTLPSPQALPAPA; via the coding sequence GTGAGCGCCGTCGCGCGGGATATGGAGCGGACCGTATCGGTCCTTATCGCCGATGATGACGCGGCGATCCGCGAAGCGCTCGCGGACCTCCTCTCCGAGGAATCCAGCATCAAACTGGTAGAGGTGGCGGCGACGGCGGATGAAGCGATCGAGATCGCTGCTCGCGAGCGACCGCGCGTGGCTCTACTTGACGTGCGTATGCCAGGAGGCGGTGGCCCAAGGGCGGCGCGCGAGATTGCGGTGCGCGCCCCGGCAACACGGTATCTGGCGTTCTCAGCCCGCGAGGACATGGAAAGCGTGTCCGAAATGCTGCAGTTGGGCGCGTCCGGGTACCTGGTGAAGGGGGCAGCCGACCGAGAAATCGTTGAAGCCATCCACCGCGCGGCGCGGTCGCAGCTCAGCATGCCGACCGATCTGGCCACGGCTTGCTTTAGGGCGCTTCTTGCGGATGTCAGCGAACGGAAGAAGACCGAGCTGGCGCTGCTCGAGTTGGTCCGCAAAGCCGGACACGACCGAGAGGAACTGCTCGTCCACCTCGTGCGCGCCCAGGAGACGGAACGATTGCGGATCGCCTCCGATATCCACGACGACAGCATCCAGGCCATGGCGGCTGCCGGCCTGCGCCTCCAGCAATTACGCAAACGGTTGAGGTCCGACGCTGAGGTCGAGGCTCTCGACAGGCTGGAAGACGCGTTCCAGGGAGCGATCAGCCGGTTGCGTCACCTGATGTTCAACCTGCGCCCGCTCGCGCTCGATCGGTCAGGGCTGGCGGCCGCTTTGCAGGCGCATCTCGAGCAGATCCAATCCGGCGGGAGCGTGGTCGTCGAGCTCGAAAACCACTTAACTGCGGAGCCGCCGCCCGAAACGCGGGTCATCCTCTACCGGATCGCGATTGAGGCACTGGCGAATGTCCAGAAACATGCCGGAGCCCACCTAATTCTGGTGCGCCTGGAAAACGCCGATAAGGGTTGGCGCGTACAGATCGATGACGACGGCAGGGGCTTTACTCCAAACGGCAATGGATCGGCCCCGGGCCATCTCGGTCTGACCGAGATGCGCGAGCGAGCCCAGATCGCCGGAGGCTGGTGGAAGCTGGAATCGCACCCCGGCGCCGGCACCAGCGTCGCGTTCTGGCTGCCGGCTGTTCCCGAGTTGACCCTGCCTTCACCCCAGGCGCTGCCGGCGCCGGCTTGA
- a CDS encoding response regulator transcription factor, with translation MQFLATGRESAPLSAQLELGQPSSSPSGLEHLTPRQIEVLQLVARGMTNQEIAETLFLSRRTVHAHLRSIFHKLGVGHRSAATRYAVQHGLL, from the coding sequence GTGCAATTCCTGGCCACTGGGCGTGAATCTGCGCCGCTGTCGGCGCAGTTGGAGCTCGGGCAACCTAGCTCGTCACCGTCTGGCCTCGAACACCTGACGCCGAGACAGATCGAGGTGTTGCAGCTCGTGGCACGCGGGATGACGAACCAGGAGATCGCTGAGACGCTCTTTCTCAGCCGGCGCACGGTCCACGCCCACCTTCGCTCGATCTTTCACAAACTCGGCGTCGGGCACCGCAGCGCCGCCACGCGATACGCTGTACAGCACGGACTGCTGTAG
- a CDS encoding CarD family transcriptional regulator, with protein sequence MPAKFASPFNPGELVLHTTHGLSRYVGTREVEATDGTIAQYFQLDYAEGHRVFVPVEHVARLSKYVGEEAALARLTTTEQRSPYSRSQKPAATPTPAPA encoded by the coding sequence TTGCCAGCGAAGTTCGCTTCCCCCTTCAATCCCGGTGAGCTGGTGCTCCATACCACGCATGGCCTCAGCCGATACGTGGGAACCCGGGAGGTCGAGGCAACCGACGGGACGATTGCCCAGTATTTTCAGCTCGACTACGCCGAGGGCCATCGAGTCTTCGTCCCGGTGGAACACGTCGCGCGCCTGAGCAAGTACGTCGGCGAAGAGGCGGCCCTGGCGCGGCTGACGACGACTGAGCAGCGCTCGCCATACAGCCGCAGTCAGAAGCCGGCTGCGACCCCGACGCCCGCGCCGGCTTAA
- a CDS encoding acyl-CoA thioesterase produces the protein MVDPLQFTVRWPVRGYELDSLGHVNNAVYLSWAEEVATAHAEAAGYGRDWSAGRGGGWIIRKTEISYHRPAVYGDEVDLTVRVELVRGARGVRRTTIRRVSDRELLAEVLTEWVWVRLSDGRPVAAPRELVELAAAVTASTLAKRRAR, from the coding sequence GTGGTTGACCCATTGCAGTTCACGGTCCGCTGGCCGGTGCGCGGGTACGAGCTAGACAGCCTGGGACACGTCAACAATGCCGTCTACCTCAGCTGGGCGGAGGAGGTCGCGACGGCGCACGCTGAGGCCGCGGGGTACGGTCGCGACTGGTCGGCCGGTCGCGGGGGCGGCTGGATCATCCGCAAAACGGAGATCAGCTACCACCGGCCGGCCGTCTATGGCGATGAGGTCGACCTGACTGTTCGGGTGGAGCTGGTTCGGGGCGCCCGCGGCGTTCGGCGGACGACGATCCGCCGGGTTAGCGATCGCGAGCTGCTGGCGGAGGTGCTGACCGAGTGGGTCTGGGTGCGCCTGAGCGATGGCCGGCCGGTGGCGGCACCGCGCGAACTGGTGGAACTGGCGGCGGCCGTTACGGCGTCTACGCTGGCGAAGCGCCGAGCGCGCTGA
- a CDS encoding ester cyclase encodes MGAWPSSIEVLTPDFADHSPCRQQGGADALRERIVLLRLAMPDLHVCIDNMAAAGDMTWAAVTVRGTGKAVPGQATADGCLGFSRIETCRYVDGRIAEYWSETADLMEQLGITVT; translated from the coding sequence TTGGGTGCCTGGCCGTCCTCGATCGAGGTGCTGACGCCGGACTTTGCCGACCATTCGCCGTGCAGGCAGCAGGGTGGAGCCGACGCCCTCCGGGAGCGAATCGTATTGCTCCGGTTGGCGATGCCCGATCTCCATGTCTGTATCGACAACATGGCGGCGGCCGGCGACATGACGTGGGCCGCCGTGACGGTGCGCGGTACCGGCAAAGCCGTTCCAGGACAGGCTACAGCCGACGGGTGCCTCGGCTTCAGCCGCATCGAGACCTGCCGCTACGTCGATGGGCGGATCGCGGAGTACTGGAGCGAGACGGCCGACCTCATGGAGCAGCTCGGGATCACCGTTACCTAG
- a CDS encoding ester cyclase, with protein MAIVMTDPKVLATTFNDTFNAHNESAIWRLVSPQIRLTAPGDVRFEGKDQFAGYLIGWMKSFPDARMTVRHEIVSGPWVVQQYTFEGTHRGTLPGPFGDISPTNRKVVNHGVQLIKFENDLVVEYRLYFDQVETLNQLGIMPIPVKA; from the coding sequence ATGGCTATCGTTATGACCGATCCCAAAGTTCTCGCGACGACGTTCAATGACACGTTCAACGCGCACAACGAGAGCGCCATCTGGCGCCTGGTTTCACCGCAGATCCGGCTCACTGCCCCGGGCGACGTTCGGTTCGAAGGCAAGGACCAATTCGCCGGCTATCTCATCGGTTGGATGAAGAGCTTCCCGGATGCGCGCATGACCGTACGTCACGAGATCGTCAGCGGCCCCTGGGTCGTTCAGCAGTACACCTTCGAGGGTACACACCGTGGCACCCTCCCCGGCCCGTTCGGCGACATCTCCCCGACCAACCGGAAGGTCGTCAACCACGGCGTGCAGCTCATCAAGTTCGAGAATGATCTCGTCGTTGAATACCGGCTCTACTTCGACCAGGTCGAGACCCTGAACCAGCTCGGCATCATGCCGATCCCGGTCAAGGCTTAA
- a CDS encoding ATPase domain-containing protein — MARLQTGIADLDVILGGGLEPGSLVIVAGAPGTGKTILAQQICFANATPEHKALYYTTLSEPHSKLVRHLEPFEFFKPAALGHSVDFIHLGELVQEAGQDGLEPVVSEVVRKCFETRPAVVVIDSAKALRDFVSERELRTALYSLASRVAHTDAVLLLVGEYTPREIEGGVEFSLADGIIQLAYEPHEPVDRRWLRVVKLRGGDHLVGKHSFRIRQKGFEVFPRLETLAPNGTVEPDGPVASGVSRLDELMGGGIRAGQATVVLGPSGAGKTILGLRFAAEGLEAGERCLYVSFQETADQLAKKAASFGWDMAKARESGQLSIHYVPVGELDLDTIAAAVRRELVKGSVRRVVVDSLAELVFAAREAERFPAYSRSLVGWIRAAGASVLITSETTTLGPMTEPIGGLSFLFHNVIMLRYLEIGSELRRAINIIKMRTSNHDKGVFEYVIDKHGLTIKDRLEGVTGVLGWSALRSKS; from the coding sequence ATGGCCCGACTGCAAACCGGCATTGCGGACCTCGATGTGATTCTCGGCGGCGGACTCGAGCCGGGCTCGCTCGTCATCGTGGCCGGGGCCCCCGGCACGGGCAAAACCATCCTGGCCCAGCAGATCTGCTTCGCCAATGCCACGCCCGAGCACAAGGCTCTCTACTACACCACCCTGTCCGAGCCGCACTCCAAGCTCGTCCGGCACCTGGAGCCCTTCGAGTTCTTCAAGCCGGCGGCGCTCGGCCACAGCGTGGACTTCATCCATCTAGGCGAGCTGGTGCAGGAAGCCGGCCAGGACGGGCTGGAGCCCGTCGTGTCCGAGGTGGTCCGGAAGTGCTTTGAGACCCGGCCGGCGGTTGTGGTGATCGACAGCGCCAAGGCACTGCGCGACTTCGTGAGCGAGCGGGAGCTGCGGACCGCGCTCTATAGCCTGGCGAGCCGCGTCGCGCACACCGACGCCGTCCTGCTGTTGGTGGGTGAATACACGCCGCGGGAGATCGAGGGCGGGGTCGAGTTCTCCCTCGCGGACGGCATTATCCAGCTGGCCTACGAGCCCCATGAGCCGGTGGACCGCCGCTGGCTGCGCGTCGTGAAGCTGCGCGGCGGCGACCACCTGGTCGGCAAACATTCGTTTCGCATCCGGCAGAAGGGCTTCGAGGTGTTTCCCCGACTGGAGACACTGGCGCCAAACGGCACCGTCGAACCGGATGGGCCCGTCGCCAGCGGCGTGTCCCGGCTCGACGAGTTGATGGGTGGGGGGATCCGTGCCGGGCAGGCCACCGTGGTCCTCGGACCGTCTGGCGCCGGCAAGACCATCCTCGGGCTTCGCTTCGCCGCCGAGGGCCTCGAAGCAGGAGAGCGCTGTCTCTACGTCTCCTTCCAGGAAACAGCCGACCAGCTCGCCAAGAAGGCCGCCAGCTTCGGCTGGGACATGGCGAAAGCCCGGGAATCGGGGCAGCTCTCCATCCATTACGTTCCGGTTGGCGAGCTGGATCTCGATACGATCGCGGCCGCCGTCCGCCGGGAGCTGGTCAAAGGCTCGGTTCGTCGGGTCGTGGTCGACAGTCTTGCGGAGCTGGTGTTTGCGGCCCGCGAGGCGGAGCGGTTCCCCGCCTATTCCCGCAGCCTGGTGGGATGGATCCGCGCCGCCGGCGCCTCGGTCCTGATCACTAGCGAAACGACCACCCTCGGACCGATGACGGAGCCGATCGGCGGGTTGTCATTCCTTTTCCACAACGTCATCATGCTCCGCTACCTGGAAATCGGCTCGGAACTTCGCCGGGCGATCAACATCATCAAGATGCGAACCAGCAACCACGACAAGGGCGTGTTCGAGTACGTGATCGACAAGCATGGGCTCACGATCAAGGACCGCTTGGAGGGGGTCACCGGCGTCCTCGGATGGAGCGCGCTGAGGAGCAAGAGTTGA
- a CDS encoding EamA family transporter, translating to MPAPLYALGAIASVQVGATVARHLFAFLGATGTVFLRVAFGACILLAIARPRWPRFDARQWRAIVLFGLIIAAMNLCFYQAIARIPLGVAVTIEFIGPLGVAIMSSRKALDFAWAAMAAAGVVLLSFSGGAVTTLGLLFALGAAAGWASYIVLSQRVGRLVPGPDGLAFALAVGGLALLPFGIAGAGNRLLNLRNLALGLIVAILSSAIPFSLEFAALRRLSRQVFGILMSLEPAMGAAAGFLFLGQRLSPRDLIAIALVMVASAGATRTAPPQAATDVP from the coding sequence GTGCCCGCGCCCCTGTATGCGCTCGGCGCGATCGCGTCTGTCCAGGTTGGGGCGACCGTCGCCCGGCATCTGTTCGCCTTTCTTGGCGCCACCGGGACGGTCTTCCTCCGCGTCGCGTTCGGCGCCTGCATCCTGCTGGCCATCGCGCGGCCACGATGGCCGCGATTCGACGCTCGGCAGTGGCGCGCCATCGTCCTCTTCGGGTTGATCATCGCCGCCATGAACCTTTGCTTCTACCAGGCGATCGCGCGCATCCCGCTCGGGGTGGCGGTCACCATCGAGTTCATCGGCCCGCTCGGGGTCGCGATCATGAGCTCACGCAAGGCGCTCGACTTCGCCTGGGCGGCGATGGCCGCGGCCGGCGTCGTGCTGCTGTCGTTCAGTGGTGGGGCTGTGACGACGCTCGGCCTGCTCTTCGCGCTGGGGGCGGCGGCCGGGTGGGCATCCTATATTGTCCTCAGCCAGCGTGTGGGGAGGCTGGTGCCCGGACCGGATGGCCTGGCCTTCGCGCTCGCCGTGGGCGGGCTCGCGCTCCTCCCGTTCGGCATCGCCGGCGCGGGTAACCGGCTGCTCAACCTGCGCAACCTCGCCCTTGGCCTGATTGTCGCCATCTTGTCATCAGCTATCCCGTTTTCGCTCGAGTTCGCGGCGCTTCGCCGCCTATCGAGGCAGGTCTTCGGCATCCTGATGAGCCTCGAGCCCGCGATGGGAGCCGCGGCGGGCTTTCTCTTTCTGGGTCAGCGGCTCTCGCCTCGTGATTTGATCGCGATCGCCCTCGTGATGGTGGCGAGCGCCGGCGCCACGCGTACGGCACCCCCGCAGGCCGCCACAGATGTCCCCTGA
- a CDS encoding response regulator — protein MLGVARDGGRRHSQTVLVADDSPVVRSGLADVINSSPGMVVSGLATSAESAIELAGSFRPDVALLDMNMPGGGIEAANGIRVACPQTRMLAFSVRRDKDAVLAMLRAGASGYLLKGTRPTRIVSGILQVTRGRAVLSPELGRYVIQGLVVDKELSSMLGESPVRVMAVDDDLAVVQAVGELISEEAGLRLVGTATNLDDATTVAASMQPDVALVDVRMPEWGGERVAFELERVSPRTRILAFSASDDPDEVVAMLRGGAAGYIVKGFGSQELTNNIRSCARGHTVLEIGADALHALTTWPRPGRSGPWAAA, from the coding sequence ATGCTGGGGGTCGCCAGAGACGGAGGGCGACGGCATTCGCAAACCGTGCTGGTCGCCGACGATAGTCCGGTGGTCCGATCCGGTCTGGCGGACGTCATCAACAGCTCGCCAGGCATGGTGGTCAGTGGCCTGGCCACCAGCGCGGAGTCCGCGATCGAACTGGCCGGCTCGTTTCGTCCCGACGTGGCGCTGCTCGACATGAACATGCCGGGCGGGGGCATCGAAGCCGCGAATGGGATCCGCGTGGCCTGTCCGCAGACCCGCATGCTGGCCTTTTCTGTGCGTCGTGACAAGGACGCCGTGCTCGCGATGCTGCGCGCCGGGGCGAGCGGCTACCTGCTCAAGGGGACCCGACCCACGCGGATCGTGAGTGGCATCCTCCAGGTCACGCGAGGTCGCGCCGTGCTTTCTCCTGAGCTAGGACGCTACGTCATCCAGGGACTGGTTGTCGATAAGGAGTTGAGCTCGATGCTGGGCGAGAGTCCGGTTCGTGTTATGGCGGTCGACGATGATCTTGCCGTTGTGCAAGCAGTCGGCGAGCTGATCAGCGAAGAGGCCGGTCTGCGATTGGTCGGCACCGCCACGAACCTCGACGACGCCACTACGGTGGCGGCTTCGATGCAACCGGACGTCGCTCTGGTCGACGTTCGGATGCCCGAGTGGGGGGGAGAGCGGGTTGCCTTCGAGCTGGAGCGTGTATCCCCGCGCACACGCATCCTCGCCTTCTCGGCGAGCGATGACCCGGACGAGGTGGTCGCCATGCTTCGTGGGGGCGCCGCAGGCTACATCGTTAAGGGCTTCGGTAGCCAGGAATTGACCAACAACATTCGATCGTGCGCCAGAGGGCATACCGTCCTCGAGATCGGGGCCGACGCGCTACATGCGCTGACGACCTGGCCTCGTCCCGGGCGATCCGGACCATGGGCCGCGGCGTGA
- a CDS encoding PAS domain S-box protein, whose amino-acid sequence MPLLADLIETVPDAMAITDVDGNMRRINGPWLDLFGYGADDCIGRGLVMVLQPGATPSVDWMRGCALKPQRLEVVGRRKDGVRFPVDFRTTPLKTAHGAVGLVAARDLTDRWHAEERILRALEQERKRIADDIHDDSLQAVTAASLRVQLLRLTLHDPGQLAIVSALEELLDLTMVRLRKLMFELRPAALEGSGIAAAVRELLEGVQGETGVAFEVQTRLERDPPTGRRMLLYRIVEEAVKGAACSDGIGVIRVDLDDEDQGWMVRLVHDGAGTAGNGLLRERARLAGGWAQIELSSGDQHRVRAWIPEDPLSEPNKSAAT is encoded by the coding sequence ATCCCGCTACTTGCCGATCTAATCGAAACCGTCCCCGACGCGATGGCCATCACCGATGTTGACGGCAACATGCGCCGCATCAACGGTCCCTGGCTGGATCTATTCGGCTACGGGGCCGATGACTGTATTGGACGGGGACTGGTCATGGTGCTCCAGCCTGGGGCGACCCCGAGCGTGGATTGGATGCGGGGCTGCGCGCTCAAGCCGCAGCGCCTCGAAGTGGTCGGCCGCCGAAAGGATGGCGTCCGATTTCCGGTTGACTTCCGCACGACGCCGCTAAAGACCGCACACGGCGCGGTCGGGCTCGTCGCGGCGCGCGACCTCACTGACCGTTGGCACGCGGAGGAGCGGATCCTCAGAGCGCTGGAACAGGAGCGTAAACGAATCGCGGACGACATCCACGACGACAGCCTGCAGGCAGTTACCGCCGCCAGCCTCCGGGTGCAGCTCCTTCGGCTCACTCTGCATGACCCGGGGCAGCTTGCGATCGTCTCCGCCCTGGAGGAGCTCCTCGACCTGACGATGGTGCGTCTGCGGAAGCTGATGTTCGAACTTCGCCCGGCGGCGCTCGAGGGTTCGGGGATCGCGGCCGCGGTTCGCGAGCTGCTCGAAGGTGTCCAAGGCGAGACTGGCGTAGCGTTCGAGGTCCAAACGCGGCTCGAGCGTGACCCGCCGACCGGTCGCCGCATGCTCCTCTACCGGATCGTCGAGGAGGCCGTGAAAGGCGCCGCCTGCTCAGACGGCATTGGCGTGATCAGGGTGGACCTCGACGACGAGGACCAGGGCTGGATGGTGCGCCTCGTCCACGATGGCGCCGGTACGGCTGGAAACGGACTGCTTCGGGAGCGTGCCCGTCTCGCCGGTGGCTGGGCACAGATCGAACTCTCCAGCGGCGACCAGCACCGTGTGCGGGCCTGGATTCCAGAGGATCCCCTGAGTGAGCCGAACAAGTCCGCCGCCACCTGA
- a CDS encoding DUF4395 family protein, with product MSTATTDTPVYDRTARKAHQWTMVALVVAGLISQGVPGGILLTVAGVIMLAGRFWWPADVVRQLVWRVLEPAGILKRDDVHEDHETRRIARILGGTIWLIAAAALLADNPILAWVLTLPIAVMVALDASVDFCALCFVLAQLNRRGILRRA from the coding sequence ATGTCCACTGCCACCACCGACACACCCGTCTACGATCGAACGGCGCGCAAGGCGCACCAATGGACCATGGTCGCGCTGGTGGTGGCCGGCTTGATCTCGCAAGGAGTCCCGGGCGGGATCTTGCTCACGGTCGCCGGCGTGATCATGCTGGCCGGCCGGTTCTGGTGGCCGGCCGACGTGGTCCGGCAACTCGTGTGGCGTGTCCTCGAGCCTGCCGGGATCCTCAAGCGTGACGATGTGCACGAGGATCACGAGACCCGGCGGATCGCGCGGATCCTGGGCGGCACCATCTGGCTGATCGCCGCCGCGGCCTTGCTGGCGGACAACCCGATCCTGGCGTGGGTGCTCACGCTCCCGATCGCGGTCATGGTCGCGCTGGATGCCAGCGTCGATTTCTGCGCGCTGTGCTTCGTACTCGCACAGCTGAACCGGCGCGGCATTTTGCGGCGGGCCTGA